A stretch of Mucilaginibacter terrae DNA encodes these proteins:
- a CDS encoding pyruvate dehydrogenase complex dihydrolipoamide acetyltransferase: protein MAEVVKMPKMSDTMTEGVIAKWHKKVGDKVKSGDTLAEVETDKATMDFESYQEGTLLYIGIEEGAAVPVDAVIAVIGNEGEDYKALLEGGAAPAKEEKTEDKKADAPKEEKAAEPAVDLSSIKAAVIRMPLLSDTMTEGVINKWNFKVGDKVKADDSLADVDTDKATMEVVGYEEGTLLYIGVEEGQAAKVNDIIAIVGEEGTDIQPLLKGGSAAPAAGGEKKEEAKAEEAAPAAEEKATSSDDSRVKASPLARKIAKDKGINLSEVKGTAENGRITKKDIEGFTPSTKEVEQKAAAEAAPAPAKDAGKAAPTITLAPFVGEEKFTEKPVTQMRKVIAKRLSESLFTAPHFFVTVSIDMDQAIVARNKMNEVAPVKISFNDLVVKACAVALKQHPVINSSWLGDKIRFNEHVNIGIAVAVDEGLLVPVVRFADGKSLSRISAEVKEFAKKAKDKKLQPSDWEGSTFTISNLGMFGVDDFTAIINTPDSCILAVAGIQQVPVVKNGAVVPGNIMKVTLSADHRTVDGASAAAFLNTVKSLLEEPVRLLI from the coding sequence ATGGCTGAAGTAGTTAAAATGCCCAAAATGAGCGATACCATGACCGAAGGGGTTATCGCTAAATGGCATAAAAAAGTTGGCGACAAGGTAAAATCGGGCGATACACTGGCCGAGGTTGAAACCGATAAAGCCACAATGGATTTTGAATCGTACCAGGAAGGTACCCTGCTATACATTGGTATAGAAGAAGGTGCTGCCGTACCTGTTGATGCTGTAATTGCCGTAATTGGTAACGAAGGCGAAGACTATAAAGCTTTATTAGAAGGTGGCGCTGCTCCTGCTAAAGAAGAAAAAACAGAAGACAAGAAAGCTGATGCCCCTAAAGAGGAAAAAGCTGCCGAGCCTGCTGTTGACCTTTCGAGCATTAAAGCCGCTGTTATACGTATGCCGCTCCTAAGCGATACCATGACCGAGGGCGTTATTAACAAATGGAACTTTAAAGTAGGTGATAAAGTTAAGGCCGATGATTCATTAGCCGATGTGGATACCGACAAAGCTACCATGGAAGTGGTAGGTTATGAAGAAGGCACCCTGCTTTACATTGGTGTTGAAGAAGGCCAGGCTGCTAAAGTAAACGATATTATTGCCATTGTAGGCGAAGAAGGCACCGATATTCAACCTTTATTAAAAGGTGGTTCGGCTGCGCCTGCTGCCGGTGGTGAGAAAAAAGAAGAAGCCAAAGCTGAAGAAGCTGCTCCTGCTGCAGAAGAAAAAGCTACCTCATCTGACGATAGCCGCGTAAAAGCCTCTCCTTTAGCCCGTAAAATTGCTAAAGACAAAGGCATCAACTTAAGCGAAGTTAAAGGTACTGCCGAAAACGGCCGTATTACTAAAAAGGATATTGAAGGCTTTACGCCATCAACCAAAGAGGTTGAGCAAAAAGCTGCTGCTGAAGCTGCTCCGGCACCTGCTAAGGATGCTGGCAAAGCTGCTCCAACCATTACTTTGGCTCCTTTTGTTGGCGAAGAGAAATTTACCGAGAAACCGGTTACTCAAATGCGTAAGGTTATTGCCAAGCGTTTATCTGAGAGCTTGTTTACTGCACCTCATTTCTTTGTAACCGTATCAATCGATATGGATCAGGCTATCGTAGCCCGTAACAAAATGAACGAGGTTGCACCGGTTAAAATATCATTTAACGATTTGGTGGTTAAAGCTTGTGCTGTTGCCTTGAAACAACACCCGGTAATTAACTCATCATGGTTAGGCGATAAAATTCGCTTTAATGAGCATGTTAACATTGGTATTGCCGTAGCTGTTGACGAAGGCTTGCTGGTACCGGTTGTACGTTTTGCCGATGGTAAATCATTAAGCCGCATTAGCGCCGAGGTTAAGGAGTTTGCTAAAAAAGCAAAAGACAAAAAACTTCAGCCATCTGATTGGGAAGGTTCAACCTTTACCATATCTAACTTAGGTATGTTTGGTGTTGACGATTTTACCGCCATCATTAACACGCCAGATTCATGTATCCTTGCTGTTGCAGGTATACAACAAGTACCGGTGGTTAAAAATGGTGCCGTGGTACCAGGTAACATAATGAAGGTAACCCTGAGCGCCGATCACCGTACGGTTGATGGTGCCAGTGCAGCCGCTTTCTTGAACACCGTAAAATCGTTGTTAGAAGAACCGGTAAGGTTATTGATATAA
- the pdhA gene encoding pyruvate dehydrogenase (acetyl-transferring) E1 component subunit alpha, which produces MSSIAITKETYLMWYELMLMMRKFEEKTGQLYGQQKIRGFCHLYIGQEAVLAGAVSALRHEDSMITTYRDHAHALAKGTSPKAIMAEMYGKSTGISKGKGGSMHMFDKENHFYGGHGIVGGQIPLGAGIAFAEKYKGTEFLNVCYMGDGAVRQGALGETFNMAALWKLPVIFVCENNGYAMGTSVARTTADVDIYKLGLPYGIPSQAVDGMDPVAVHNAMDEAAQRARAGEGPTFLEMRTYRYKGHSMSDPQKYRTKEEVESYKAKDPIEIVKQEIEKNGYADEKWFEEVAAKIKAEIDEAVQFAEESPWPEASELYTDVYVQSDYPYIRD; this is translated from the coding sequence ATGAGTTCAATCGCTATAACTAAAGAAACCTACCTAATGTGGTACGAGTTGATGCTGATGATGCGTAAGTTCGAAGAGAAAACCGGACAACTATACGGCCAGCAAAAGATCAGAGGATTTTGTCACTTATACATTGGGCAAGAGGCTGTTTTAGCCGGAGCCGTATCAGCACTTCGTCATGAAGACAGCATGATCACTACTTACCGTGACCATGCCCATGCTTTAGCCAAAGGCACCTCGCCAAAAGCTATCATGGCCGAAATGTATGGTAAATCAACCGGTATCTCTAAAGGTAAAGGTGGTTCGATGCATATGTTCGACAAAGAAAACCACTTTTACGGTGGTCACGGTATTGTAGGCGGTCAAATTCCGCTGGGTGCCGGTATTGCCTTTGCCGAAAAATACAAAGGAACCGAGTTTTTAAACGTTTGCTACATGGGTGATGGTGCTGTGCGCCAGGGTGCCCTGGGTGAAACCTTTAACATGGCCGCCCTTTGGAAACTGCCTGTTATTTTTGTTTGCGAAAACAACGGTTACGCCATGGGTACATCAGTAGCCCGTACCACTGCCGATGTTGATATTTATAAATTAGGCTTACCATATGGCATCCCTTCACAGGCTGTTGATGGTATGGACCCGGTTGCTGTACATAACGCTATGGACGAAGCCGCCCAGCGTGCACGTGCCGGCGAAGGACCAACCTTCCTGGAAATGCGTACTTACCGCTACAAAGGCCACTCCATGAGTGATCCTCAAAAATACCGTACCAAAGAAGAAGTTGAAAGCTACAAAGCCAAAGACCCTATTGAAATTGTAAAACAAGAGATAGAGAAAAATGGTTATGCTGATGAAAAATGGTTTGAAGAAGTTGCGGCTAAAATAAAAGCCGAAATTGATGAGGCCGTTCAGTTTGCTGAAGAGTCGCCATGGCCGGAAGCATCTGAGCTTTATACCGATGTATACGTTCAGAGCGATTATCCATACATCCGCGACTAA
- a CDS encoding C40 family peptidase, whose amino-acid sequence MKKLFLAIALMMSVLSSQAQTKSVPNQTEESDEDKSLAKDYFSQIMGVAMSATSNVKLFQFVYDWVGTPYRLGGDTKRGIDCSGFAYQLYTKVFNTAIGNNSRNIFSTVNPVSKTDLKEGDLVFFKIHSRAITHVGVYIGNGKFAHASTSKGVMISYLADPYWTRYYYKGGRLLADAPQNN is encoded by the coding sequence ATGAAGAAATTGTTTCTTGCTATTGCCCTAATGATGAGTGTTTTATCGTCACAAGCTCAAACAAAAAGTGTTCCAAATCAAACCGAAGAAAGCGACGAGGACAAAAGCTTAGCAAAAGATTACTTCTCACAAATTATGGGTGTAGCTATGTCGGCCACCTCTAACGTGAAGTTATTTCAGTTTGTTTATGATTGGGTTGGCACCCCTTACCGCTTAGGCGGCGATACCAAACGCGGTATTGATTGTTCGGGTTTTGCTTACCAGCTTTATACCAAAGTATTTAACACAGCCATTGGTAACAATAGCCGTAATATTTTCAGCACGGTTAACCCCGTTAGCAAAACTGATTTAAAAGAAGGCGACCTGGTTTTCTTTAAAATACACAGCCGCGCTATTACCCATGTTGGGGTTTATATTGGTAACGGCAAATTTGCCCATGCCTCAACCAGCAAAGGCGTAATGATCAGTTACCTGGCCGACCCATACTGGACGCGCTACTATTACAAAGGCGGACGGCTGTTAGCAGATGCCCCTCAGAATAACTAA